In the genome of Sphingobium sp. CR2-8, the window GCGCGTTCCGCTTCGTCTGCATCGCCGCGATCAAGCAATCGGACCCACGCCAGATCACGCCCCGTCCACCAACCCGCGAGCGTCGGCGTGTCATGCGTCGCACTCATGGCAACGGCGGTGCCGGAATAGTCAGCCGCGGGCAGAAACGCGCCAGCGTCGTCCCGTTGAAAAGGCAGGACGGCCATGCCGTAAATGCCCGCCTTTTCCAGCGCGTCGCCAAACCCCGGCGGCCGCGTGCCCAAATCTTCCGCAATCACGATGGCATGGGCGCGCCACGCCTCCAGCTTGACCAGCCGAAGCATGTCGTCGAACGGAAAGGACAGATAGGCGCCTGCGCTTGCAGGTTTCCCCGCTGGTATGACCCAAAGCCGTTCGAGGCCGAAGCCATGGTCGATGCGGATACCCCCATGTTCCGGGATGTTGGCGCGCAACAAAGCAATAAAGGGCGCGAACCCGCGATCGATCAACGCATGGGGATGGTAACTGGTTAAGCCCCAATTTTGTCCATCAGGGCCAAGCGGGTCGGGCGGTGCGCCGATGCCAAGGCCCTGGAGAAAGGCCTGCGGATCACAACTGACGTCGGCGCCGCTCGGGTCGACACCCACGGCCAGGTCGGTGATAAGGCCAATGGCCATCCCGCTCTCTCGTGCGGCGCGTTGCACTTTGTCTAGGCCCTGGCGGGCGTGTGACTGTGCGAAGGCATCGAAACTTTCGCCCGAACCCTGCTCCGCAAAAATCCTGCGAAGTGCTTCGATCTTGGCGGGTCCAGCCTTGGTCCAGTCGATCAAATCCGCATTGCCGTCCGGTGGAGGGGCCTCGGCTTCGGCGAAGAGGCTATTGAGAGACAGGCGGCTCGATGGGGAGTAGGGCGTAAAGCGTTCGGGATCGGCCAGGCTATGGATCGGACTGATCGCGACGGCATCCGCGCCTATGGCCGCCATCGCATAAACCGCTTCCGCCAATGTGCCGAAATCGCCGAACTCTCCTCTTCCGCGCAGAGAAGGAATTTGAACGGATAATCCCCAGCAGCGTCCGGGAATGGCTGGGCAGCGGTTCGGGGCGATGGCGATATGGGTCTGCCTGTTGCCCGTTTCCAACCTGTAATAGCCCGGGTGAGCGATGCCCGATTGGCGTAGCTGGTCCAGGGAAAGGTCGATTTGCGCATCGGCGTCATCGAAAAGGCGACCGTGGATCAGATCGGGGGTCAAGGGCAACGGTTGACCTATATCGGCCGTCACCATTGCCGGGCCGCGGCTTTCCCGGTCACGAAGCGCCTGCATGCTGTGCGCAATCATGTCGGGGTCAGTGGCAGGCAAGCCCAGAGCGGTAAGGATGGCGCGCAGGCTTTCGTCGCTCACATCCTGCGTTTCGCCATTGGCATCGGTCCACGATCGGGCAAGACCCGCCTTGCCCGCCAGTGCGTGGAGGGCATTCATGCAGGCGTGATCCAGACGGCGCAACTGGCCGGAGCGCCTGCATTGCCGACGGCAAAAAGGGGTGTTCCGACATCTACAGGAGGCACTGGCATATCCCCCAGATTAAGCAATATGGTCAGACGATCTCCACCGCCCATCCGCCATTCGGCACGGACCGCTCCGGCGGAAACCGCTTGCGCGCCGACGGACTGGCAACCATCCAAGCCGGGCACGATATGGGTTTTGCGGAGTAGGAGCAGGCTGCGATAGAAGGCGCGCCACGCCTCTGCATCTGCTGCTTCGACTGACCGCGAGCGTTCGAACGTTTCGGGCGCATTAGGGTCGGGGATATGCGCGCGGGCTTCCGCGCTCGCAAATGCGGCGGAACTGGCAAATTCCCGTCGGCGGCCGTCGCGGACCGCGTCCGCCAGTTCGTCATGAAAATCCGTGAAGAACAGGAAAGGACTGGTAGAACCCGCCTCTTCGCCCATGAACAACATCGGTATGTGCGGCATGAGCAGCAACAAGGCGGTCGCAGCCCTCAGCCGCTGCGGATCGGCAAGAGTGACGAGCCGATCGCCCATGGCCCGATTACCCACCTGATCATGGTTCTGAAGAAAGGCGATGAACGCCGTCGGCGCAAGATGCGCACTCGGCGCACCTCTCCGCTTTCCTGCCTGATGCACGGAGGCTTCGCCCTGATAGATGAAACCCTGCTCCAAACATCGGGCGAGTTTTTGCGCAGGCTGCTCGGCAAAGTCGGCATAGTAGGCGTCCTGTTCGCCCGTCAGCATGACATGCATGACGTTATGAAAATCATCGTTCCATTGCGCGTCATAGCGGCCGGGAATGAGCCGGTCGGGATCATTATGCTCATTTTCGAGCATCAGATGGACATGGCGATCCGCCCCGGTCGCGTCGCGGATTTCGCGCGCCAGCCAGTCCAGAAAGCCGTTGTCGCCGATCGCGTGAACGGCGTCGAAGCGCAGTCCGTCAAAGCCATAGTCGTTGAGCCACATCAACGCATTCTCACGGAAATAGGCTGCCACCGGCATTCGGTCCATGGCAACCGCGCCACCCCAGGGTGTGTCCCGTTCCGCATGGAAGAAGGACGCAGCATAAGCGCCCAGGTAGTTTCCGTCCGGCCCGAAATGATTGTATACCACGTCGAGGAAGATCATCATCCCATGGGCATGCGCGGCATCGATCAGCGCATGCAGGTCGTCCGGCGTGCCATAGGCTTCGGCCGGTGCGAAGGGGAGCACACCGTCATAGCCCCAGTTGCGCGTACCGCCGAAACTGTTGATGGGCATCAGTTCGATCGCGGTAACGCCCAGCTCCGCCAGCGTCGGCAACTGCGCTACGATAGCGGCAAAGCCGCCGGCCAATCCCGCGTGTATCTCGTAAATGACGGTCTCCGCCCACGGACGACCACGCCACGCCCGTGTCGGGCGCGTCACGGCCGTCACCACGCTCCAACCATGAACACCCCCCGATTGACATCGGGAAGCGGGGTCCGGGACGGCGGCATCGGCGTCCAGCCGAAAGCGATAGCGGGTTCCAGGACTAACCCGCGCTTCCGCCGCGAACCAGCCTTCCCCCAGCGCGATCATGGATATGAGTGCGCCACCTTCGATTTCGAGCGACATGTTGGGGCGGTCGGGCGCCCAAAGGCGAAAGCGCCAAAGGCCATCCCCCAAGTCGATCGGCCCCCAAAGCGTCATGCCTCCGGCTTCTCGCCGATCCAGCGCACCAGCACGGCGGAATGGGGCTGCACACCATAAGTGTCGCCAATCTCGAACGGGTCGCGATCAGGTTGCGCGCTGTCTATCAAAACCTCGCGCGCGGCGGAGGGCGCGGGCAAGGTGAAGTCGATCGGCGCGTCCCCGGCATTGAGGAGAAGGGATAATGCTTCGACCCGTCCATCGTCCAACTGAACCGCGCGACGCATCAGCAGGGCGCGGCCATCGGGATTGTTCCAGTCCTCGTCGCTCAGCCGCTCGCCGCGCTCGTCCCACCATTCGATATCGTTGACGCCGAAGCCCGGTGTATTTTCGCCATAAAGAAAGGTGGGCGCGCGCAGCACGGCATGGCGCTTGCGCAACGCGATCAGCCTGGCCGTGAAGTCGAACAGCGCTTTGCCCGCTTCTCCTTCCATCAGCGACCAGTCGACCCAGCTGATCTCATTATCCTGGCAATAGGCATTGTTGTTGCCGCCTTGCGTGCGGCCGAACTCGTCGCCCGCGACCAGCATCGGCGTGCCGAGCGAGGCGAACAGCGTCATCAGCATGGATCGGCTGACCTTATCGCGGGTCGCCAAGATAGCCGGATCGTCCGTTTCTCCTTCCGCGCCCCAGTTGCGCGAAAGATTATTGTCATGGCCGTCGCGATTTTCCTCGCCGTTCGCCTCATTATGCCGCTCTTCGTAGGCGACGAGATCTGCCAGCGTATAGCCGTCATGACTGGTCAGAAAATTCACGCTGGCCCAGGGACGGCGGGCGCGGCGATCGAAAAGATCGCCCGAGCCGGAAAGGCGTGCGGCCAGGTCGGCTCGCTGGCCAGGGTCACCGCGCCAGAAACGGCGCGTGGTATCGCGATATTTGTCGTTCCATTCAGCAAAGCCCGGTGGGAAATTACCGAGCTGATAGCCGCCAATGCCCACGTCCCACGGTTCGGCGATCAGCTTGAGCCGACCCAGGACGGGATCCTGCCGCAGCACGTCGAACAGTCCCGCATTGGGATCGAAACCATGGTCGGTGCGGCCCAGTGTCAGACCCAGGTCAAACCGGAATCCGTCTATGCCAAAGCTGGTGGCCCAATAACGCAGCGAGTCCGCCACCATCTGGATCACGCGGGCATGCGTCATCTTGAACGTGTTGCCCGTGCCGGTGTCGTTTAGGCAGTAACGCGGATCGTCCGGCAACAGCCGGTAATAGGTGGCATTGTCGATGCCCCGCCAGGACAGGGTCGGCCCCATCTCGCTGCCTTCGCAGCTATGGTTGTAGACGACGTCGAGGATCACCTCGATCCCGGCCGCATGCAGGCGGCGTACCGCCACGCGCAGTTCGTCATGCGTATCGCTGGAAAAATAGCTGGGTTCAGGGGCGAAGAAACTAAGGCTGTTATAGCCCCAATAATTGCGCAGCCCCTTTTCCTGCAGGAAGCGGTCCTGCACGAAGGCATGGATCGGCATCAGTTCCAATGTGGTGATGCCCAGCCGCTTGAGATGATCGATCACTTTGGGATGGGCCAGCGCGGCAAATGTCCCGCGCTCCTTGGGCGGAACGACCTCCAGAAGCTTCGTCAATCCCTTGGCATGGGCTTCGTAGATGACCGTTTCGGACCAGGGGACATTGGGCTTGACGTCGCGCGACCAGTCGAAACTGTCATGCGTCACCACGGCCTTGGGCATGGCGGCGGCACTGTCTCTTTTATCGAACCCCAGGTCCGCGCGTTTGCCTCGCACCGGATAGCCGTGCAGTACATCGTTCCAGCGCACGCTGCCCGAAAGGCGACGGGCATAGGGATCGAGAAGCAGTTTGTTGGGGTTGAAGCGATGACCTCTTTCCGGCGCATAGGGGCCATGCACGCGATACCCATATAACAACCCCGGGCGAACATCCGGAAGATAGCCGTGCCACACCTCGTCGGTGCATTCGGGAAGGGTGAGGCGAGCCACCTCTTTCCGGCCGCTGGGATCGAACAGACAAAGCTCGATCCTGTCGGCGTTGGCGGAGAAGATGGCGAAGTTGACGCCCAGTCCATCGAAACTGGCGCCCAAGGGATAGGGCGATCCGCCCTCAAGACGATCCGGATAAAGGCTCAAGGGAAGCTTGTTCCTATGATGGAGGGGAGAATGGGTGAAAGGCCGATCAGCCTTGCGACTGTTCTTCAGCTATTTTGGTCATTATCTCAGCGGCAGCGCCCGTTGCCAACGGATGGGGCAGTTCCGCCACGGTCCTTGCCTGCGCAACTTCCGCCGCAGCCTGACGCCAATGGTCGTCCGCCAATCCTTCCGGATGCCCTTGGGCCTCCCAGATCGCATGGGCGCGCTCCCTTATCCTCGCGTCTGTTTCGTCTGACATGATGGCCTCCTGAAGACCGCGCAACGCGGCTATCGGACAAATGCACAGAATGCGGATTGGATGCGCCCACTGACATGGATCGATGAAATTTGATTCCGGCCGCAATTCGGCCAGATGGGCAACGCGCATGAGTGGCATCCCAATGGCTGAGGCCCGTGGCGCCAGCCCGTTATTTTCCGCCGCTGCATGGTCCGCCATTCCGCAGATGCTTTTGAGCCTTTTGTTGGCTCGCCTTGCCGGACAGTTTGCCGATGGATCCATGACCCGGCTTTCGAGTTAGCCATTTCTGTCGCTCGGACATTAAATGTCACAAAAGAGCTATGCAATTTTGATCAAACATCCCCACCTTCATGGCAAACGCCGTACCTAACTAGGAGAATATCATTGGCAACATCCGTCACCGCACTTGCCGCGCAGCCGACGCCGGACGAAGCGCTTCAACGGCTGGTTAGTGGCAACGACGCTTTCGTAGCTGACCAGCCCCTGCCCTCTGATCTGTCGCGTGAGCGCCGACTGACGCTGGCCGAGGGCCAGCAGCCTTTCGCAACCCTGGTGGGCTGTTCAGACTCACGCGTGGGTCCGGAACAGTTGTTCGGCGCTGGCCTGGGTGAATTGTTCATCGTCCGCACGGCCGGCAACAATGTCGATACCGCCGGTATGGGATCGATCGAATATTCGGTTGCCGTGTTGAAGGTGCCACTGATCGTCGTTCTGGGACATGATAAGTGCGGTGCCGTAGCCGCAGCAGCGGACGTGGTGACGAAGGACACGCAATTCCCGGGCAGCATCGCTC includes:
- the malQ gene encoding 4-alpha-glucanotransferase, with the protein product MNALHALAGKAGLARSWTDANGETQDVSDESLRAILTALGLPATDPDMIAHSMQALRDRESRGPAMVTADIGQPLPLTPDLIHGRLFDDADAQIDLSLDQLRQSGIAHPGYYRLETGNRQTHIAIAPNRCPAIPGRCWGLSVQIPSLRGRGEFGDFGTLAEAVYAMAAIGADAVAISPIHSLADPERFTPYSPSSRLSLNSLFAEAEAPPPDGNADLIDWTKAGPAKIEALRRIFAEQGSGESFDAFAQSHARQGLDKVQRAARESGMAIGLITDLAVGVDPSGADVSCDPQAFLQGLGIGAPPDPLGPDGQNWGLTSYHPHALIDRGFAPFIALLRANIPEHGGIRIDHGFGLERLWVIPAGKPASAGAYLSFPFDDMLRLVKLEAWRAHAIVIAEDLGTRPPGFGDALEKAGIYGMAVLPFQRDDAGAFLPAADYSGTAVAMSATHDTPTLAGWWTGRDLAWVRLLDRGDADEAERALEREALWRVIGGTDPMPPPDDPAPVIDRALAFLAGSNAPLLIVPMEDLVGLTEQPNLPGTIDEHPNWRRRLPAPIRTLLARDDVTRRIDQLNKERGR
- the treZ gene encoding malto-oligosyltrehalose trehalohydrolase, with the protein product MTLWGPIDLGDGLWRFRLWAPDRPNMSLEIEGGALISMIALGEGWFAAEARVSPGTRYRFRLDADAAVPDPASRCQSGGVHGWSVVTAVTRPTRAWRGRPWAETVIYEIHAGLAGGFAAIVAQLPTLAELGVTAIELMPINSFGGTRNWGYDGVLPFAPAEAYGTPDDLHALIDAAHAHGMMIFLDVVYNHFGPDGNYLGAYAASFFHAERDTPWGGAVAMDRMPVAAYFRENALMWLNDYGFDGLRFDAVHAIGDNGFLDWLAREIRDATGADRHVHLMLENEHNDPDRLIPGRYDAQWNDDFHNVMHVMLTGEQDAYYADFAEQPAQKLARCLEQGFIYQGEASVHQAGKRRGAPSAHLAPTAFIAFLQNHDQVGNRAMGDRLVTLADPQRLRAATALLLLMPHIPMLFMGEEAGSTSPFLFFTDFHDELADAVRDGRRREFASSAAFASAEARAHIPDPNAPETFERSRSVEAADAEAWRAFYRSLLLLRKTHIVPGLDGCQSVGAQAVSAGAVRAEWRMGGGDRLTILLNLGDMPVPPVDVGTPLFAVGNAGAPASCAVWITPA
- the glgX gene encoding glycogen debranching protein GlgX produces the protein MSLYPDRLEGGSPYPLGASFDGLGVNFAIFSANADRIELCLFDPSGRKEVARLTLPECTDEVWHGYLPDVRPGLLYGYRVHGPYAPERGHRFNPNKLLLDPYARRLSGSVRWNDVLHGYPVRGKRADLGFDKRDSAAAMPKAVVTHDSFDWSRDVKPNVPWSETVIYEAHAKGLTKLLEVVPPKERGTFAALAHPKVIDHLKRLGITTLELMPIHAFVQDRFLQEKGLRNYWGYNSLSFFAPEPSYFSSDTHDELRVAVRRLHAAGIEVILDVVYNHSCEGSEMGPTLSWRGIDNATYYRLLPDDPRYCLNDTGTGNTFKMTHARVIQMVADSLRYWATSFGIDGFRFDLGLTLGRTDHGFDPNAGLFDVLRQDPVLGRLKLIAEPWDVGIGGYQLGNFPPGFAEWNDKYRDTTRRFWRGDPGQRADLAARLSGSGDLFDRRARRPWASVNFLTSHDGYTLADLVAYEERHNEANGEENRDGHDNNLSRNWGAEGETDDPAILATRDKVSRSMLMTLFASLGTPMLVAGDEFGRTQGGNNNAYCQDNEISWVDWSLMEGEAGKALFDFTARLIALRKRHAVLRAPTFLYGENTPGFGVNDIEWWDERGERLSDEDWNNPDGRALLMRRAVQLDDGRVEALSLLLNAGDAPIDFTLPAPSAAREVLIDSAQPDRDPFEIGDTYGVQPHSAVLVRWIGEKPEA
- a CDS encoding DUF2934 domain-containing protein is translated as MRVAHLAELRPESNFIDPCQWAHPIRILCICPIAALRGLQEAIMSDETDARIRERAHAIWEAQGHPEGLADDHWRQAAAEVAQARTVAELPHPLATGAAAEIMTKIAEEQSQG
- a CDS encoding carbonic anhydrase, which produces MATSVTALAAQPTPDEALQRLVSGNDAFVADQPLPSDLSRERRLTLAEGQQPFATLVGCSDSRVGPEQLFGAGLGELFIVRTAGNNVDTAGMGSIEYSVAVLKVPLIVVLGHDKCGAVAAAADVVTKDTQFPGSIARMIEPIVPAVLAAQRSVGEDKLVDTAVEENVRRMVERLQKFSEPMLIEPQERGELKVVGAVYQLATGRVRWL